In the genome of Populus alba chromosome 11, ASM523922v2, whole genome shotgun sequence, one region contains:
- the LOC118051835 gene encoding L-type lectin-domain containing receptor kinase IX.1 translates to MFKLPVPFLPFVFSTFFTLIIPSASGLSFNFTSFIVGDQNISYEDAAYPAEGAVQLTKNLRNANMNLSSGRATYSKPMQLWDEASGNLTDFTTHFSFSIDSQGRTTYGDGLAFFLGPEELPPLLSKGGSLGLLRNNQPLNTTDNQFVAVEFDIFQNYFDPPGEHVGIDINSMQSVNNITWLCDISGGRITEAWISYNSSTHNLSVAFTGYRNNAVEMQFLSQIVRLRDFLPARVSFGFSASTGDLFALHTLYSWDFNSSLEIVDNVTAPIDPAAASPPNGGSRRNRKKNRTGLAVGLGVGGGAIVVGAALVGFVIKFMCGHKDDEEGGHVLEEYMDDEFERGTGPKKFSYQELARATSNFKDEEKLGEGGFGGVYKGFLKEIDSFVAVKRVSRGSKQGVKEYAAEVKIISRLRHRNLVQLIGWCHERKELLLVYEFMPHGSLDSHLFKETSLLTWEVRYKIVQGLASGMLYLHEEWEQCVVHRDIKSSNIMLDSEFNAKLGDFGLARLVDHGKGSQTTVLAGTMGYMAPECAMTGKASRESDVYSFGIVALEIACGRKPINPKASNEDHVSMVQWVWELYGEGKLLEAVDPRLCGDFNKTQMERLMIVGLSCAHPDEHLRPSIRQALHVLNFDAPLPMLPSKMPVPSYIAPPMSASSLSIMSYGLTDSEGGMNKSSSYSYNTNSSQFTASSSASSASAMLPHEG, encoded by the coding sequence ATGTTTAAGCTTCCTGTTCcatttcttccttttgttttctcaacTTTCTTCACACTAATAATCCCTTCTGCGAGTGGATTATCTTTCAACTTCACCAGCTTCATTGTCGGCGATCAAAACATTTCATATGAGGACGCCGCATATCCCGCCGAAGGAGCTGTTCAGCTCACCAAAAATCTAAGAAATGCTAATATGAATTTAAGTTCCGGTCGAGCCACGTATTCCAAACCGATGCAGCTTTGGGACGAGGCCTCAGGGAATCTTACAGACTTCACTACCCATTTCTCTTTTTCCATCGATTCGCAAGGTCGAACTACATACGGAGATGGATTGGCTTTCTTTCTTGGGCCTGAAGAGCTTCCGCCTCTTCTCTCCAAGGGTGGAAGTCTAGGTCTTTTAAGGAACAATCAGCCACTAAACACAACGGATAATCAATTTGTTGCAGTGGAGTTCGATATcttccaaaattattttgatccaCCAGGCGAGCATGTAGGTATCGACATCAACTCTATGCAATCTGTAAATAATATTACTTGGCTGTGTGATATTAGTGGAGGGAGAATAACTGAAGCTTGGATTAGTTATAATTCAAGCACACATAATCTGAGTGTCGCCTTCACCGGTTATAGAAATAACGCCGTAGAAATGCAATTCCTTAGTCAAATAGTTAGGTTGAGGGATTTCCTACCAGCAAGAGTTAGTTTTGGCTTTTCGGCTTCAACAGGAGATTTATTTGCCCTACATACCCTTTACTCGTGGGATTTTAATTCAAGCTTAGAAATTGTTGATAATGTTACCGCTCCAATAGATCCAGCTGCAGCTTCTCCGCCAAATGGTGGCTCACGTAGGAATCGGAAAAAGAACAGGACAGGACTGGCAGTTGGATTGGGTGTTGGGGGTGGTGCTATAGTTGTTGGGGCCGCTTTGGTTGGGTTTGTTATTAAGTTTATGTGTGGGCACAAAGACGATGAAGAAGGTGGTCATGTCCTTGAAGAGTACATGGATGATGAATTTGAAAGGGGAACAGGACCAAAGAAGTTCTCTTACCAAGAATTGGCTCGGGCTACAAGTAACTTCAAGGATGAAGAGAAGCTAGGTGAGGGTGGGTTCGGTGGTGTCTATAAAGGTTTTTTGAAGGAGATTGATTCATTCGTTGCGGTGAAGAGAGTATCAAGAGGTTCTAAACAAGGGGTTAAAGAATATGCAGCAGAGGTAAAGATCATTAGCCGATTGAGGCACAGAAACTTGGTCCAACTCATTGGTTGGTGTCATGAAAGAAAGGAGCTTTTACTTGTTTACGAATTCATGCCTCATGGCAGCTTAGACTCCCATCTTTTCAAAGAAACTAGCTTGTTGACATGGGAGGTGAGGTACAAAATCGTGCAAGGCTTAGCATCGGGGATGTTGTACTTGCATGAAGAATGGGAACAATGTGTGGTGCATAGAGATATAAAGTCTAGCAACATTATGTTGGACTCAGAATTCAATGCTAAGCTCGGGGATTTTGGTCTGGCTAGGCTTGTGGACCATGGAAAAGGTTCTCAAACAACAGTTTTGGCAGGGACAATGGGCTACATGGCTCCAGAGTGTGCAATGACAGGCAAGGCTAGCAGAGAGTCAGATGTTTACAGTTTTGGAATTGTTGCATTGGAGATTGCTTGTGgaagaaaacctatcaacccaAAGGCCAGTAATGAAGATCATGTGTCCATGGTGCAGTGGGTTTGGGAGCTCTATGGTGAGGGAAAGCTACTTGAAGCAGTTGACCCAAGACTATGCGGAGATTTTAACAAGACGCAGATGGAACGCTTGATGATCGTCGGCCTTTCGTGTGCTCATCCGGATGAACATCTTAGACCCTCAATTCGGCAAGCACTTCACGTTCTTAATTTTGATGCTCCATTGCCTATGCTCCCATCAAAGATGCCTGTGCCATCATATATCGCCCCGCCAATGTCTGCATCTTCACTTTCAATAATGTCCTATGGCCTTACAGATTCTGAAGGAGGGATGAACAAATCTTCAAGTTATAGTTACAACACTAATTCTTCCCAGTTCACCGCATCTTCTTCAGCTTCTTCTGCATCTGCCATGCTTCCACACGAAGGCTAA
- the LOC118051851 gene encoding L-type lectin-domain containing receptor kinase IX.1-like has product MCVHEEDEEGGHVLEEYMDDEFERGTGPKKFSYQELARATSNFKDEEKLGEGGFGGVYKGFLKEIDSFVAVKRVSRGSKQGIKEYAAEVKIISRLRHRNLVQLIGWCHERRELLLVYEFMPHGSLDSHLFKETSLLTWEVRYKIVQGLASGLLYLHEEWEQCVVHRDIKSSNIMLDSEFNAKLGDFGLARLVDHGKGSQTTVLAGTMGYMAPECSMTGKASRESDVYSFGIVALEIACGRKPINPKASNEDQVSMVQWVWELYGERKLLEAVDPRLCGDFNKTQMERLMIVGLSCAHPDEHLRPSIRQALHVLNFDAPLPILPSKMPVPSYFAPPMSASSLSIMSYGLTDSEGGMNRSSSYSYNTNSSQLTASSSAS; this is encoded by the coding sequence ATGTGTGTGcacgaagaagatgaagaaggtgGTCATGTCCTTGAAGAGTACATGGATGATGAATTTGAAAGGGGAACAGGACCAAAGAAGTTCTCTTACCAAGAATTGGCTCGAGCTACAAGTAACTTCAAGGATGAAGAGAAGCTAGGTGAGGGTGGGTTCGGTGGTGTCTATAAAGGTTTTTTGAAGGAGATTGATTCATTCGTTGCGGTGAAGAGAGTATCAAGAGGTTCTAAACAAGGGATTAAAGAATATGCAGCAGAGGTAAAGATCATTAGCCGATTGAGGCACAGAAACTTGGTCCAACTCATTGGTTGGTGTCATGAAAGAAGGGAGCTTTTACTTGTTTACGAATTCATGCCTCATGGCAGCTTAGACTCCCATCTTTTCAAAGAAACTAGCCTGTTGACATGGGAGGTGAGGTACAAAATCGTACAAGGCTTAGCATCGGGGCTGTTATACTTGCATGAAGAATGGGAACAATGTGTGGTGCATAGAGATATAAAGTCTAGCAACATTATGTTGGACTCAGAATTCAATGCTAAGCTCGGGGATTTTGGTCTGGCTAGGCTTGTAGACCATGGAAAAGGTTCTCAAACAACAGTTTTGGCTGGGACTATGGGCTACATGGCTCCAGAGTGTTCAATGACAGGCAAGGCTAGCAGAGAGTCAGATGTTTACAGTTTTGGAATTGTTGCATTGGAGATTGCTTGTGgaagaaaacctatcaacccaAAGGCCAGTAATGAAGATCAAGTGTCCATGGTGCAGTGGGTTTGGGAGCTCTATGGTGAAAGAAAGCTACTTGAAGCAGTTGACCCAAGACTATGCGGAGATTTTAACAAGACGCAGATGGAACGCTTGATGATCGTCGGCCTTTCGTGTGCTCATCCGGACGAACATCTTAGACCGTCAATTCGGCAAGCACTTCACGTTCTTAATTTTGATGCTCCATTGCCTATTCTCCCATCAAAGATGCCTGTGCCATCATATTTCGCCCCGCCAATGTCTGCATCTTCACTTTCAATAATGTCCTATGGCCTTACAGATTCTGAAGGAGGGATGAACAGATCTTCAAGTTATAGTTACAACACTAATTCTTCCCAGCTCACCGCATCTTCTTCAGCTTCTTAA